From a single Calothrix sp. NIES-2098 genomic region:
- a CDS encoding ferredoxin thioredoxin reductase, alpha chain: protein MAVEIVVDKEKLGVNVVMKVGDRVRIKESVVVYHHPEHRGQAFDLKGSEGEVVAIVTQWEGRPVSANLPFLVQFSKKFKAHLRESELEIV from the coding sequence ATGGCTGTGGAGATAGTTGTGGACAAGGAAAAGCTAGGTGTAAATGTTGTTATGAAAGTTGGCGATCGCGTTCGTATTAAAGAGTCGGTAGTAGTTTACCATCATCCCGAACATCGCGGTCAGGCTTTTGACCTGAAAGGCTCGGAAGGCGAGGTTGTGGCTATTGTCACTCAATGGGAAGGTAGACCTGTAAGTGCTAATTTGCCTTTCTTAGTCCAGTTTAGTAAAAAATTTAAAGCCCATCTGCGTGAAAGTGAATTAGAAATCGTCTAA
- a CDS encoding protein-serine/threonine phosphatase — MISTQQIIYCINPDCTNPINSLGSRVCANCQTALVHRYLWATGPSAAKIPPGTTVADRYEVITHQIWLDTQPGLLPDIPEEMRSEVIPYLKLYYERLHLPQAYGYVRSVEDNGDDILLLENVPIAENGNLYPAIANVWEQATAVRQVYWLWQILQLWQPLLEQGVASSLLMLNNLRVQGWCVRLLELHQTTELPSLQDLGESWQPLVASAKASIAQSLQNIVKQMCTSEVEFDTISTQLNALLLASAADLPLNLEIAGATDTGTVMTRNEDTCFPANLQDLKDSLFPHLSIVCDGIGGHQGGEVASQLAIKSVKLQIRALFAELAAQTELITPDLWQEQLEACLRVVNNMICAANDAENRQGRERMATTLVMALQVPQRVQANSAKGLATTHEVYLASVGDSRAYWITRNYCQLLTVDDDVVAREVRYARNLYRQALMRPDATALTQALGTRDADSLRIKIKRFILEEDGILLLCSDGLSDNNWVEQSWQNYALAVLNRQFDIEDGVNRWIKFANQKNGHDNISLVMTLCNVSREYFVSLTYAQPQAEIIAAEKTEDFSVPESSPIILDVDVIEEATPTEVKQPKRGKALVLLGGLLLLLGGTTLGLLVWWQLQPQTFQQICRELPPGLQQLCSQNRE; from the coding sequence ATGATTTCCACTCAACAGATAATTTATTGCATTAATCCAGACTGTACAAACCCGATTAATTCCTTGGGGAGTCGTGTTTGTGCTAATTGTCAAACTGCCTTAGTTCATCGCTATCTCTGGGCAACTGGCCCATCAGCAGCTAAAATTCCACCAGGAACAACGGTGGCAGATAGGTATGAGGTAATTACGCATCAAATTTGGTTGGATACACAACCAGGGCTATTACCCGACATACCTGAAGAAATGCGCAGTGAAGTAATTCCTTACCTCAAGTTGTATTATGAGCGATTGCATCTGCCTCAAGCTTATGGCTATGTTCGCTCTGTTGAGGATAATGGCGATGATATTCTCTTGCTGGAAAACGTGCCGATCGCAGAAAACGGAAATCTCTATCCGGCGATCGCTAATGTATGGGAACAAGCAACGGCGGTAAGACAGGTTTACTGGTTATGGCAAATTCTGCAACTTTGGCAACCTTTATTAGAACAGGGTGTTGCTAGCAGTTTACTCATGTTAAACAACCTGCGGGTGCAAGGTTGGTGTGTGCGGCTGTTGGAACTTCACCAAACAACAGAATTACCTAGCCTGCAAGATTTGGGAGAATCTTGGCAGCCTTTGGTAGCTTCTGCCAAAGCATCGATAGCCCAAAGTTTACAGAACATAGTCAAGCAAATGTGTACTAGTGAAGTTGAGTTTGACACAATTTCAACTCAACTCAATGCCTTATTACTCGCATCTGCGGCAGATTTGCCATTAAACCTAGAAATAGCAGGTGCAACCGATACTGGGACAGTCATGACCCGCAATGAAGATACTTGCTTCCCTGCTAACTTACAAGACTTAAAAGACTCACTATTCCCACACTTATCTATTGTTTGCGATGGTATTGGCGGACATCAAGGCGGTGAAGTAGCTAGTCAATTAGCAATCAAGTCCGTCAAATTGCAGATTCGGGCTTTATTTGCAGAATTAGCAGCACAAACTGAACTAATAACGCCAGATTTGTGGCAAGAACAACTAGAGGCTTGCTTACGGGTAGTTAATAACATGATTTGTGCTGCGAATGACGCAGAAAATCGCCAAGGTCGAGAACGTATGGCTACAACTCTGGTAATGGCATTACAAGTGCCACAACGAGTACAGGCCAATTCTGCTAAGGGTTTAGCAACTACTCATGAAGTTTACCTAGCTAGCGTCGGTGATAGCCGTGCTTACTGGATTACTCGTAATTATTGCCAGCTACTCACAGTAGACGATGATGTAGTAGCGCGGGAAGTCCGTTATGCGCGAAATCTTTATCGTCAAGCTTTGATGCGTCCAGATGCAACGGCATTAACTCAAGCATTAGGAACCAGAGATGCCGATTCCCTACGGATTAAAATCAAGCGGTTCATTTTGGAAGAAGATGGCATATTGTTGCTGTGTTCTGATGGGTTAAGTGACAATAATTGGGTGGAACAATCTTGGCAGAATTACGCACTTGCTGTGTTAAATAGGCAATTTGATATCGAAGATGGCGTAAATCGTTGGATTAAATTTGCCAATCAAAAAAATGGTCATGATAATATATCGCTGGTTATGACCCTTTGCAACGTTTCACGCGAATACTTCGTTTCCTTAACTTACGCACAACCACAAGCAGAAATCATCGCAGCAGAAAAAACAGAAGACTTCTCTGTGCCCGAAAGTTCGCCAATTATCCTAGATGTGGATGTAATCGAAGAAGCTACCCCAACTGAGGTTAAACAACCAAAGCGAGGTAAAGCTTTAGTACTACTGGGAGGATTGTTATTACTTTTGGGCGGTACAACTTTGGGATTATTAGTTTGGTGGCAACTTCAGCCGCAAACCTTCCAGCAAATATGTCGCGAACTTCCCCCAGGATTGCAGCAGCTATGTTCGCAGAATAGGGAGTAA
- a CDS encoding SPFH domain, Band 7 family protein, which produces MGQLILLIMLTLGGSALVGSVKVINQGDEALVERLSSYNKKLEPGLNLVTPFLDKIVYKQTIREKVLDIPPQQCITRDNVSITVDAVVYWRIIDMEKAYYKVENLQSAMVNLVLTQIRAEMGQLELDETFTARSQINEILLRDLDIATDPWGVKVTRVELRDIIPSKAVQESMELQMSAERKKRAAILTSEGDRESAVNSARGKAEAQILDAEARQKSVILQAEAEQKAIVLKAQAERQQQVLKAQAIAESAEIIAQKIKSNPDAHQALEVLMALGYLDMGTTIGKSDSSKVMFIDPRSIPATLEGIRSIVSDGQEIPGFNNKHV; this is translated from the coding sequence ATGGGACAGTTAATTTTGCTAATAATGTTGACACTTGGAGGTTCTGCTTTAGTAGGTTCAGTTAAAGTTATTAATCAGGGTGATGAGGCCTTGGTAGAAAGATTGAGTAGCTACAATAAAAAACTAGAACCAGGGCTAAATCTAGTTACTCCTTTCCTCGATAAAATTGTCTATAAACAAACTATCCGAGAAAAAGTTTTAGATATTCCGCCACAACAATGCATTACCCGTGACAACGTTTCGATCACAGTTGACGCAGTAGTTTATTGGCGGATTATTGATATGGAGAAAGCTTATTACAAAGTAGAAAATCTACAGTCAGCAATGGTGAATTTGGTGCTAACTCAAATCCGTGCAGAAATGGGACAACTGGAGTTAGATGAAACCTTTACTGCCCGTTCTCAAATTAATGAAATTCTTTTAAGAGATTTGGACATTGCTACCGATCCTTGGGGTGTGAAAGTCACGCGGGTAGAACTGCGAGATATTATTCCTTCAAAAGCGGTGCAGGAATCGATGGAATTACAAATGTCAGCAGAACGTAAAAAACGTGCAGCTATTTTAACCTCAGAAGGCGATCGCGAATCAGCTGTTAATAGTGCTAGAGGTAAAGCTGAAGCCCAAATTCTCGATGCAGAAGCCCGCCAAAAATCCGTAATATTGCAGGCTGAAGCCGAACAAAAAGCAATTGTTCTCAAAGCACAAGCTGAACGTCAGCAGCAAGTTCTCAAAGCACAGGCGATTGCTGAATCAGCAGAAATTATTGCGCAAAAAATCAAATCTAACCCTGACGCACACCAAGCGCTAGAAGTTTTAATGGCCTTGGGTTATCTAGATATGGGCACGACAATTGGTAAAAGCGATAGCAGCAAAGTCATGTTTATTGACCCCCGTAGTATTCCTGCGACTTTAGAGGGTATACGCTCAATTGTCTCAGATGGTCAAGAAATTCCCGGCTTTAATAATAAGCACGTCTAA
- a CDS encoding ferric uptake regulator family protein has product MRAIRTRSQERILNLLKTIKQGISAQDIYVELRNRNQSMGLATVYRSLEALKLEGMVQMRALANGEALYSLAQQDKHHLTCLQCGISIPINQCPVHDLEDKLEASHKFKIFYHTLEFFGLCNQCQNEQPAEIGQ; this is encoded by the coding sequence ATGAGAGCCATACGCACCCGCAGTCAGGAGAGGATCTTAAATCTGTTGAAAACTATCAAACAAGGAATTTCGGCACAGGATATATACGTAGAATTACGTAATCGAAATCAAAGTATGGGGTTAGCAACAGTCTACCGATCCTTGGAAGCCTTAAAACTGGAAGGAATGGTACAAATGCGGGCTTTAGCCAATGGTGAAGCCCTCTATAGTCTGGCGCAGCAAGACAAGCACCACCTCACTTGCTTGCAATGTGGCATCTCAATTCCGATTAATCAATGCCCGGTACATGACCTAGAAGACAAGTTGGAAGCCAGCCATAAGTTTAAAATTTTTTACCACACGCTAGAATTTTTTGGTTTGTGCAACCAATGCCAGAATGAACAACCTGCGGAAATTGGTCAATAG
- a CDS encoding phosphoribosylformylglycinamidine synthase, purS, protein MQRKYLAKIFVTLRPSVLDPAGVAVQSGLKQMGYDNVEQVRIGKYIELTITSTQEAKARQDLDRICDQMLSNPVIENYRFELIEVETQTGVF, encoded by the coding sequence GTGCAAAGGAAGTATCTAGCCAAAATTTTTGTGACACTTCGTCCTTCTGTTTTAGACCCAGCTGGTGTGGCTGTACAATCTGGCCTCAAGCAAATGGGATACGACAACGTTGAACAGGTACGGATTGGTAAATACATTGAATTGACCATCACCTCAACGCAAGAAGCTAAAGCCCGTCAAGACCTAGATCGCATCTGCGACCAAATGCTCTCAAATCCGGTAATTGAAAATTATCGCTTTGAATTGATCGAAGTCGAAACACAGACAGGAGTGTTTTAA
- a CDS encoding phosphoribosylformyl glycinamidine synthetase, with amino-acid sequence MTKFGVVVFPGSNCDRDVAYVTRDVLGQPTRMIWHQETDIADLDVIVIPGGFSYGDYLRCGAIARFSPVMQQVVEHAQKGKFVLGICNGFQVLTEAGLLPGILTRNQDLHFICDRLPLKVERTNLPWTQAYTPGEIITVPVAHGEGRFYADKATLAELEDNAQVVFRYAGENPNGSLNDIAGICNRQGNVLGMMPHPERASDPILGGNDGLRLFQGLLDKVAAIA; translated from the coding sequence ATGACAAAATTCGGCGTTGTAGTTTTTCCGGGTTCTAATTGCGATCGCGATGTTGCTTATGTCACTAGAGACGTACTTGGGCAACCAACTCGCATGATTTGGCATCAAGAGACTGATATTGCTGATTTGGATGTGATTGTCATACCTGGTGGCTTTAGCTATGGGGATTATTTACGTTGCGGTGCGATCGCGCGGTTTTCGCCAGTGATGCAACAGGTTGTAGAACACGCTCAAAAAGGTAAGTTTGTCTTAGGTATTTGCAATGGCTTTCAAGTTTTAACGGAAGCTGGACTATTACCAGGAATATTAACCAGAAATCAGGATTTGCATTTTATATGCGATCGCCTTCCTCTCAAAGTTGAGCGTACTAATCTTCCTTGGACGCAGGCTTACACACCTGGTGAAATTATCACTGTACCCGTTGCCCACGGGGAGGGACGATTTTATGCGGATAAAGCTACTCTGGCAGAACTGGAAGATAACGCTCAAGTAGTGTTCCGTTATGCAGGCGAGAATCCCAACGGTTCATTGAACGACATTGCTGGGATTTGTAATCGCCAGGGCAATGTTTTAGGCATGATGCCCCATCCTGAAAGAGCTTCTGACCCCATCTTAGGTGGTAATGATGGTTTGAGACTGTTTCAAGGATTATTAGACAAAGTGGCAGCGATCGCCTAG
- a CDS encoding chaperonin GroEL yields the protein MAKRIIYNENARRALERGMDILAEAVAVTLGPKGRNVVLEKKFGAPQIVNDGVTIAKEIELEDHIENTGVSLIRQAASKTNDAAGDGTTTATVLAHAIVKEGLRNVAAGANAISLKRGIDKATNFLVDKIAEHARPVEDSKAIAQVGAISAGNDEEVGQMIAQAMDKVGKEGVISLEEGKSMTTELEITEGMRFDKGYISPYFATDAERMEAVFDEPFLLLTDKKIALVQDLVPVLEQVARAGRPLVIIAEDIEKEALATLVVNRLRGVLNVAAVKAPGFGDRRKAMLEDIAILTGGQLITEDAGLKLDNTKLDSLGKARRINITKDNTTIVAEGNEAAVKARIEQIRRQIEETESSYDKEKLQERLAKLAGGVAVVKVGAATETEMKDKKLRLEDAINATKAAVEEGIVPGGGTTLAHLTPQLEEWASSNLSGEELTGALIVARALPAPLKRIAENAGQNGAVIAERVKEKEFNVGYNAATNEFVDLFDAGIVDPAKVTRSALQNAASIAGMVLTTECIVVDKPEPKDAAPAAGAGMGGGDFDY from the coding sequence ATGGCAAAGCGCATTATCTACAACGAAAACGCCCGTCGCGCCCTTGAGCGAGGCATGGACATTCTAGCTGAAGCTGTGGCAGTTACCCTTGGCCCCAAAGGTCGTAACGTCGTGCTAGAGAAAAAATTTGGCGCACCGCAAATCGTCAATGATGGTGTCACCATTGCCAAAGAAATCGAACTAGAAGACCACATCGAAAATACTGGTGTGTCTTTGATTCGCCAAGCTGCTTCTAAAACCAACGATGCTGCGGGTGATGGCACCACCACAGCTACCGTTTTGGCACACGCGATCGTTAAAGAAGGCTTACGTAACGTTGCTGCTGGAGCAAATGCCATTTCATTGAAGCGTGGTATTGACAAAGCTACTAACTTCTTAGTAGATAAAATTGCCGAACATGCCCGTCCCGTAGAAGATTCCAAAGCTATTGCGCAAGTTGGTGCAATCTCTGCCGGTAACGACGAAGAAGTTGGTCAGATGATTGCTCAAGCAATGGACAAGGTGGGTAAAGAAGGCGTAATTTCCCTAGAAGAAGGGAAATCCATGACCACCGAACTGGAAATCACTGAAGGGATGCGCTTTGACAAAGGTTACATCTCTCCTTACTTTGCTACCGACGCCGAACGGATGGAAGCTGTCTTCGATGAGCCTTTCCTCCTGTTAACTGATAAGAAAATCGCTTTGGTACAAGACCTCGTACCCGTACTTGAGCAAGTAGCGCGTGCTGGTCGTCCTTTAGTAATCATTGCTGAAGATATTGAAAAAGAAGCTTTAGCAACTCTGGTAGTTAACCGCCTGCGTGGCGTGCTGAACGTAGCCGCTGTTAAGGCTCCTGGATTTGGCGATCGCCGCAAAGCTATGCTGGAAGATATCGCCATCCTCACTGGCGGTCAGCTAATCACCGAAGATGCTGGTCTGAAGCTCGATAACACCAAGTTAGATAGCTTAGGTAAAGCCCGTCGCATCAACATTACCAAAGACAACACCACAATTGTTGCTGAAGGTAACGAAGCTGCTGTTAAGGCTCGGATTGAACAAATCCGTCGTCAAATTGAAGAAACCGAATCTTCCTACGACAAAGAAAAACTCCAAGAACGCCTAGCTAAGTTAGCGGGTGGTGTCGCAGTTGTTAAGGTGGGTGCAGCAACCGAAACCGAAATGAAGGATAAGAAGCTGCGCTTAGAGGACGCTATCAACGCGACCAAAGCTGCTGTAGAAGAAGGTATTGTTCCTGGCGGTGGTACAACTCTGGCTCACTTAACTCCTCAATTGGAAGAGTGGGCAAGCAGCAACCTATCTGGTGAAGAGTTAACTGGTGCGTTGATTGTTGCTCGTGCGTTACCTGCACCTCTGAAGAGAATTGCTGAAAACGCAGGTCAGAACGGTGCTGTCATTGCTGAACGTGTGAAAGAAAAAGAATTCAACGTTGGCTACAATGCTGCAACCAACGAATTCGTTGACTTGTTTGACGCTGGTATTGTTGACCCTGCCAAAGTAACTCGTTCTGCTCTGCAAAACGCTGCTTCCATTGCTGGTATGGTGTTGACAACCGAATGTATCGTTGTTGACAAGCCTGAGCCTAAAGATGCTGCTCCTGCTGCTGGCGCTGGTATGGGTGGGGGCGACTTCGATTACTAA
- a CDS encoding chaperonin Cpn10, protein MAAISLSVSTVKPLGDRVFVKVSASEEKTAGGLYLPDTAKEKPQVGEVVALGPGKRNDDGSRQEPEIKVGDKVLYSKYAGTDVKLGTEEYVLLSEKDILAVVS, encoded by the coding sequence ATGGCAGCAATATCTTTAAGCGTTTCTACAGTTAAACCATTAGGCGATCGCGTTTTCGTGAAAGTGAGCGCCTCCGAAGAAAAGACCGCAGGTGGGCTGTATTTGCCCGACACCGCTAAGGAAAAGCCCCAGGTAGGGGAAGTAGTCGCCCTTGGCCCTGGTAAGCGGAATGATGACGGTTCTCGTCAAGAACCAGAAATTAAGGTCGGAGACAAAGTGCTCTACTCCAAGTACGCTGGCACTGATGTCAAGCTCGGTACAGAAGAATACGTCCTGCTTTCTGAAAAAGATATTTTAGCAGTTGTGAGCTAA
- a CDS encoding ferredoxin-like protein, with the protein MSNNTVIQCSRKIPKTTKFLDNKPVRNCVETLGLAQIQRQIFLCVSQTVANCCSKQASLESWEYLKRRLQKLKLDQTLNSNPICILRTTANCLRVCCSRQIMVVYPDVVWYRQANPEVIERIVQEHLKAIRWWKNMHF; encoded by the coding sequence ATGAGTAACAATACAGTGATCCAGTGCAGCCGTAAAATCCCCAAAACCACTAAATTTCTAGACAATAAACCCGTGCGTAATTGTGTAGAAACATTAGGACTTGCACAGATTCAAAGACAAATTTTTCTTTGTGTCAGTCAGACAGTTGCCAACTGCTGCTCAAAACAAGCTAGTCTGGAATCCTGGGAATACTTAAAAAGGCGATTGCAGAAGCTCAAGCTCGACCAAACGCTAAACAGTAATCCCATCTGCATCTTGAGAACTACAGCTAATTGCTTGCGAGTTTGTTGTTCTAGACAGATAATGGTGGTTTACCCGGATGTTGTCTGGTATCGTCAAGCGAACCCGGAAGTGATTGAGCGGATCGTCCAAGAACACTTGAAGGCAATAAGGTGGTGGAAAAATATGCATTTTTAA
- a CDS encoding two component transcriptional regulator, LuxR family protein gives MDRSATSATAMKEPSMKDHKRLLLIDDDPNLILLVKDYLEFRGYEVITAENGREALEILEHDVPDMIICDVMMPEMDGYTFVEQVRQNERTSWIPVLFLSAKGQSADRVKGLNKGADVYMVKPFEPEELVAQVESSLKQTIRWKEHQAKGGENGSRIQVPFDVQLTPTELKVVQFVARGLANREIAEELNVSQRTVESHVSNMLGKTNLHNRTELARWAIENQMA, from the coding sequence ATGGACCGAAGCGCGACAAGTGCCACTGCTATGAAAGAGCCCAGCATGAAAGATCACAAACGACTTCTACTGATTGATGATGACCCTAACCTCATCTTGCTGGTGAAGGATTACTTAGAATTCCGGGGATATGAAGTCATCACCGCCGAGAACGGACGAGAAGCTCTGGAAATTTTAGAGCATGATGTTCCAGATATGATTATCTGCGACGTGATGATGCCGGAAATGGACGGATACACTTTTGTAGAACAAGTCCGGCAAAATGAACGTACTAGCTGGATTCCCGTTCTATTCCTTTCAGCTAAGGGACAAAGTGCAGACCGAGTTAAGGGTCTGAATAAAGGTGCTGACGTTTATATGGTCAAGCCCTTTGAACCAGAAGAACTCGTAGCGCAAGTAGAATCTTCGCTGAAGCAAACTATCCGTTGGAAAGAACACCAAGCAAAAGGAGGAGAAAATGGTTCCCGTATCCAGGTTCCCTTCGATGTACAGTTAACTCCTACCGAACTGAAAGTAGTACAGTTTGTAGCCAGGGGTTTAGCTAACCGGGAAATTGCTGAAGAATTAAATGTTAGTCAGCGTACCGTTGAAAGCCACGTGTCCAATATGTTGGGCAAAACCAATCTCCACAACCGTACTGAACTAGCGCGGTGGGCGATTGAAAATCAAATGGCTTAA
- a CDS encoding response regulator receiver modulated CheB methylesterase has product MGYGALDAINTPTESSAILLKKIAAIASLIGKSSRQRLRSGLPPKFTPWHKLLPPLIAIGTSTGFPKTLAEIFSQFPQDLAAVIVVQHLDAQFAPSFASWLQEQTPMSVQIAIAGSASQPSKILIVGTNHHIKNQIFDPFFTTKPVNKGTGLGLAISYQIIDRHKGTI; this is encoded by the coding sequence ATGGGCTATGGTGCTTTAGATGCGATTAATACACCAACTGAGAGTAGTGCAATTTTACTCAAGAAAATTGCCGCGATCGCCAGTTTAATTGGTAAATCTTCCCGTCAACGATTACGATCGGGCTTACCACCAAAATTCACACCTTGGCACAAACTACTACCACCTCTAATTGCCATTGGCACTTCCACAGGCTTCCCCAAAACTTTGGCAGAGATTTTCTCGCAATTTCCCCAAGATTTGGCGGCGGTGATTGTGGTTCAGCATTTGGACGCTCAGTTTGCGCCTAGTTTTGCTAGTTGGTTGCAAGAACAAACTCCGATGTCTGTGCAAATTGCGATCGCTGGTTCTGCATCACAGCCATCAAAGATTTTAATTGTTGGTACAAATCATCATATAAAAAATCAAATATTCGATCCTTTTTTCACAACCAAACCCGTAAACAAAGGTACAGGACTAGGACTAGCGATTAGCTATCAAATTATCGACAGACATAAAGGTACTATCTAA
- a CDS encoding asparaginyl-tRNA synthetase, with protein MVNRRIAEILRSGQPDESLLVQGWVRTKRESKGFAFIEVNDGSSLANLQIVINQDLPDYEAILKSFNTGAAVEVSGVLVASLGKGQRIELKAETVKVYGEADPETYPLQKKRHSFEFLRTIGHLRSRTNSFGAVFRVRNACSTAIHQFFQERGFLWVHTPIITASDCEGAGELFSVTSFDLKNIPRTENQAVDYSQDFFGKPTYLTVSGQLEAEVMAMAFSNVYTFGPTFRAENSNTSRHLAEFWMVEPEMAFCDLEGDMDLAEAFLKYIFQYVLEKCPEDMEFFNQRIDNTVLATAENIINNQFERLTYTDAIALLEKADVKFDYPVSWGLDLQSEHERYLAEQLFKKPVIVTDYPAQIKAFYMRLNDDEKTVRAMDILAPKIGEIIGGSQREERLDVLERRVVAQGMKPEDLWWYLDLRRFGTVPHAGFGLGFERLVQFMTGMGNIRDVIPFPRTPLNAEF; from the coding sequence ATGGTAAATCGACGGATTGCAGAAATATTGCGAAGTGGTCAACCTGATGAGTCCCTCTTGGTTCAAGGCTGGGTGCGGACAAAACGCGAGTCTAAAGGGTTTGCTTTTATTGAAGTCAATGACGGCTCATCACTAGCTAATTTGCAAATCGTGATTAATCAGGATTTGCCAGATTACGAAGCTATTTTAAAAAGTTTTAATACAGGTGCAGCGGTAGAAGTTAGTGGAGTTTTGGTAGCATCCCTAGGTAAAGGACAGCGGATTGAACTGAAAGCAGAAACCGTGAAAGTATACGGGGAAGCCGATCCCGAAACATACCCACTACAAAAGAAACGCCATTCCTTTGAATTTTTGCGCACCATTGGACATTTGCGATCGCGGACAAATTCCTTTGGTGCAGTTTTCCGCGTCAGAAATGCTTGTTCTACCGCAATTCATCAATTTTTCCAAGAAAGAGGCTTTTTGTGGGTACACACACCCATCATCACTGCTAGCGATTGCGAAGGCGCAGGGGAACTATTTAGCGTCACCAGCTTCGATCTGAAAAATATTCCCCGTACAGAGAACCAAGCAGTAGATTACAGCCAAGACTTTTTTGGTAAACCGACATATTTAACTGTTAGCGGACAGTTAGAAGCGGAAGTTATGGCGATGGCGTTTAGTAATGTCTACACCTTTGGCCCTACCTTCCGGGCGGAAAACTCCAACACCTCTCGCCACCTAGCAGAATTTTGGATGGTTGAGCCAGAAATGGCTTTTTGCGACCTAGAAGGTGATATGGATTTAGCTGAGGCGTTTCTCAAATACATTTTTCAATATGTGTTGGAAAAATGCCCAGAAGATATGGAATTTTTTAATCAGCGTATTGATAACACTGTATTAGCAACAGCCGAAAATATTATTAATAATCAATTTGAACGCTTAACTTATACAGATGCGATCGCACTTTTAGAAAAAGCTGATGTCAAGTTTGATTATCCTGTGAGTTGGGGCTTAGATTTACAATCCGAACACGAGCGCTATTTGGCAGAGCAACTGTTTAAGAAACCCGTTATCGTGACTGATTATCCAGCGCAAATCAAAGCTTTTTATATGCGGTTAAACGATGATGAAAAGACTGTGCGCGCAATGGATATTCTTGCACCAAAAATCGGTGAAATTATTGGCGGTTCTCAACGGGAAGAACGTTTAGACGTGCTAGAACGCCGCGTAGTAGCGCAAGGAATGAAGCCAGAGGATTTGTGGTGGTATCTCGATTTGCGCCGCTTTGGTACTGTACCTCACGCTGGTTTTGGCTTGGGTTTTGAACGACTTGTGCAATTTATGACGGGGATGGGAAATATTAGGGATGTAATACCCTTCCCACGCACCCCACTAAATGCTGAGTTTTAA
- a CDS encoding putative anti-sigma regulatory factor, translating into MITISLRPVGRYWGTISFASTLYLCPILDLLLAEIPPQLQAELRLGLQEALVNAAKHGNNLDPSKTVVVRFSLIDNQYWWIISDQGSGFAPTSDSDADCDPDPTDYLPPDEAESGRGLCLLHQIFDQVEWNRKGTELRLCKQLEHRPRLALRR; encoded by the coding sequence GTGATTACCATCTCGCTCCGTCCAGTTGGACGTTATTGGGGCACTATTAGTTTTGCCTCAACTCTCTATCTATGTCCAATCTTAGATTTACTGTTGGCAGAGATTCCACCACAATTACAAGCCGAGCTGCGCCTAGGGCTTCAAGAAGCTTTAGTAAATGCAGCCAAACATGGCAATAATCTCGATCCTAGTAAAACGGTAGTAGTTCGTTTTTCGTTAATAGATAATCAATATTGGTGGATCATATCAGATCAAGGTAGCGGCTTTGCTCCTACATCTGACTCCGACGCTGATTGCGATCCCGATCCAACAGATTATCTTCCACCAGATGAAGCAGAAAGTGGTCGAGGTCTTTGTCTCCTCCATCAAATTTTCGATCAGGTAGAGTGGAATCGCAAAGGCACAGAATTAAGGCTTTGCAAACAGCTAGAACATCGCCCTCGGCTAGCTTTGCGGCGATGA